In Tenacibaculum sp. 190524A02b, the genomic stretch CAACAATATCATTAGGTTGTACTACATAAGGAATTGATTTTCTTACTGGACCTTCACATGCTGCTAACGAAGCGGCTGCTGTGGTAAATCCAACATACTTTAAAAAATCTCTACGTGAAGTTGATGTGTTTTCTAAAGTTTCTTTATCTCCTAAAAACTCACCAGTAGGAATTTCTTGTACAAACTCTTGACTACGTAGCGTTTCAACAACGGAACTTTCTTTAAGTTCTTCAACACTTTGCCAGTATTTTTTGTTTGAAGCCATTTATATACGTGTTTTTCTACTTTCTAATTGATTAATAGTGGCACTTACCACACTCTTTTCCTCCTAACTGCGCAATTGTCACTTGCTCTACACCGTACTTCTTCGCTAATTCTTTATGAATCTTAGCGTAGTACTCATTCCCCTTCAAGTCAACCTTAGTTTCCTTGTGACAATCAATACACCAACCCATTGTTAATGGTGAATGTTGGTATACTTCATCCATCTCCTCTACAGGACCATGACACTTTTGACACTTCACTCCAGCTACTGTTACGTGTTGTGAGTGATTGAAATACGCAAAATCTGGTAAATTATGTACTCTAATCCATTTTACTGGTTTAGTTTTCCCTGTATATTCTAATTTTTCAGCATCCCAACCAGCAGCTTCATATATTTTAGCAATCTCTTTATCTAATTGCTTTTTACCTAACTTCACTCCATCGTGCTCTACCTGTAAACCATCGGCTACTTCAGAAATATTCTTATGACAGTTCATACAAACATTTACAGAAGGAATTCCTGAGTGCTTACTATGTTTAGCCGCTGAGTGACAGTATTGACACTCAATCTTATTGTCTCCAGCATGTACTTTATGTGAAAACGCAATTGGCTGTACTGGCTGATACCCTTCATCAACACCAACTTTAAATAACGTACCGAACAATACATACGCCGTCATTAATGCTCCAAAAATCACAAACAACACATGTAAAAATGTATTCTTTTTAATTCCTTGCCACAACTCAGCAGACTGCCCTAATAAACCTGGGGTTTTTGGCGCTCCTTTTAACTCACTAATTGTTTTTAATAAACTAGCAATAATTAAAAACGCTACAATTATAGCTGCTGCTAAAATGTAAATTAACCATTTTGGACCGCCATTACCACCTCCATTACTACCATCTGAACCTGAACCAGGAGGAGGAGTCTTTACAATTTCCCCAACAGTCGTATAATATAGAATATCATCAATATTCTTATCAGTTAACTGAGGAAAAGCAGTCATGTTTGACCCTTTGTACTCATCATAAATAGCGATTGCATCCTTATCTCCAGATGCTCTCAAAGCAGCATTATCTTTAATCCATGCTTTTAACCAATCATTTCCTCTTCTATCTTCAACCTTACCTAAAGCAGGCCCAACTAGCTTCTTATCTAACTTATGACATGAAGCACAAAGAGACTTAAATAATTTTTTCCCTTCTTTTTGACGTGCCTCATCTACATCTTGTGAATAGGCAGAAAAACTTAGTAAAAAGATTAAAAAGAAAGCTAAACTCTGTAAGAGTGTTTGAGTTGATTTACTGTGATGTTTCACACTTTTCATACTATAAAATATAAATTTTGTATCTATTTTGGTACAATTTTTTCTGTAACTTTACTTTAAAAACAGGTTACAGAAAGTTGCACAAAAGTACTACTTCTGTCTAAATTGTGAAATGTTAAGAGTTTCCTAATTTGTAATTTATATCTATTCTAAATAACACTTGTGAACAATGTATTATTTAACAAGTCGTTACTTTTGTAAAAAGCAAAGTCACTTATGAAAAGTAAACATCAAATATTCTTTTTCTTATTCATTTTTATAAGCTTCACTATTAATAGTATAGCTCAATCTAATTATAAAGATACAAAAGCTATTCATAAATTGATAGAGAAAAAGAGAGAATATAATAAAACTAATAAAACTGGATTTAGAATTCAGTTGTACAATGGTTTAGAAAAAAGAGCCAAAAGCATTAAACACCGATTCCAATTAGAGTTTCCTGATATCAGCACACACCTAGCTTACAAGAGTCCTGAATGGAAAATTCAAGTTGGTTATTTTAAAACACGTTTAGATGCTGATAGAGCTTTAAATAAGATACGTGAAAAATTTTCTGGTGCCATCGTGATACCTATGTAATTAACAACAAAACTATACTGATTGGTTATCCATATCAGAATTTTGCTTCTTCTTTTCTTCATCTTTAATTATAGATGGAAATATAGTGGGAGCAATTTTTTTTACGGGCTTATACAAAATAGATTCATCTAAACTTTCCTGACTTACAAAAGGGATTGTATTATTCATTTTTCCAAAGAATATAAACAACACACTTAATATCAAGCCTATTTTCAAAGCCCCAAATACACCTCCAAGTATTTTATTTAAAATTCCTAAAGAAGCAAAATCAGCAATTTTAGTCAACACTTTTCCTAATAAGGCAATTACAATTATTATTACCACAAATGTACCTGCAAAGGCAGCTAAAGAAATATATTTTTCATCCCAGCTTACACTATTTTTAAGCCAGTCACCTATAAAATACGAAAAATGTATAGCTCCGTAAACACCCGCTACTAATGCTACTAAAGAAGCAACTTCAACAAACAACCCTTTCATCAACCCTCGTACAAAACCAAACAGCAATAAAGCTGCAATAATGATATCAAATGTCCCCATTTTTTTTAATTTTCTTTAATTATTAAGTTATAAAGCAGTAGCAGAATTTTTATTCTTACACAAATATAACTAACTCGTTTGTATCTTTGTTGCTTTTATAAAATAACGGATAAAAAGATGGAGTTAAAAGAAAAGTGGGAACTTATTTTAGAAAAACTTTCTTCTCAGTTTGCTGATGGTGACACTATAGATGTGGATGGTATACTATATTTAATAGGTGTACAAGAATTAGGCAAAGGACATCAGAGCTTTAAGAAAGATGAGAAAATCAATTTAATGCATATAGCAATATGTAAGCTTTTAGAACCATATGGTTATTATGAATTTGACTATTTTGATGATGACGGCTGGCCACATTATAAAACAGTTAATGAATTACCTAGTTTAAAACCTGGAGAACAATCTGTTTTAATAAAAGAAGCTATTATCAATTATTTTGAGTCTTTAGACTTTTTATAAAGCCTTTTTTGTACCTTCCTTTATAAGTAACTATAAAACGTCTTGTTATTTTAATAAACTGTTATATATTTACTGGCAAATAACGTTCTTTTTTGTTTAGTTCTAAAAGAATTTACATTTTTGGTACACTTCTTGAAATAGAAACAACAAACAAAACGTTTTAACCCTTAATAATAACTTTATCAAAACATTATGATGAAAAAATTAATGAGCCTGATAGTTTTAGTAACCTCAATAGCAAATGCTCAATACTCTGTTAGAGGTACCATGACTCCTCCTGATAAAGGAGATTGGGTTATGCTTCATAAACTTCAAGGTGTTACCCCAAAATACATTGCCAACACTACTATTAAATTTGATACTGTTAATGTTGGCGGAGATAAACAAGTTTTAGGTAAATTCTCTTTAGAACTCCCTAAAAATGCAGAATCTGGTGTTTATCGCGCAACTTACAGAAATAAAGGTGCTGGATTTGTTGACTTCCTTTTTAACAAAGAAAATGTTGAATTTATCTTCAACCCTAAATTCCCAGATCAATCTGTAGTTTTTACAAGTTCTAGAGAAAATAAGTTATACAATGAGTATCTTGAAGCTTATGCTCTTATCCAAAAAAAGATAGACTCTCTTCAAATGGAGTATTTAAAAACTTTGGCAAAAGACACTAAAAGAGCTTATAAAAAAGAACTTAATAACTTAGAGGATTTACAAGAGTTATACGAAAACAAGTCCGAAGGAATGTTAACTCATGAATTCATTAAGGCTTCGCAGCGTTACAATCCAAGTAGTATTATTGATAATATGCCAGACTACATGTCTTCAACCATGGATAACTTCTTTAAGTTTGTAAATTTTGACAATAAAACTTTATACCAATCATCTTTTTTAGTTGACCGTGTTAATGACTATGTTTTCTACTTAAACTCTTCTGAAGATCAAATAACTCAGCAAGAGTTGTACAAGAAATCTATTAACAGAGTAATGGACATTATTGGTAACAAAAGAGTAAAAAAAGAAATTCTTGAGTTTTTAGTAAATACCTATGCTGAAAGAAGAAATTCTGAAATTGTAGACTGGTTGTTTAGTGAATATTATGACAAACTATCAAATAAGGATAGCTCTTTTAAAGCTAAAAAATTAGATCAATTAAGTGTATCTGTTGGTAGACCTGCTCCTGACTTTTCATGGAAAGAAAATGGTAAAGATTATAGATTATCTACCTTAAATGAGAAGCAATATTATTTGATGATTTTCTGGAGTACTGCTTGTCCTCACTGTGTAAAAGAGATTCCTGAAGTTCATAGCTTCATGCAAAGTTTCTCAAATACTTCTGTAATTTCATTTGCAATTGAAGATAATGATGTTGAGTTTAATAAATTTAAACAAAAACTTCCAGGATGGCACAATGTAATTGGTACGCATCCTACCTATAAGTTTGATAACGAAATAGTAAAAAAGTACAAGATTGATGCAACACCTACTTATTTTGTATTAGATGCCAATAAAAAAATAATTGCAGTACCTAATACTGTTAAGGATGTTCAACAATTTTTCAAGAACTTAAAATAAAAAATAATCACCATTTTACAAAAAAGAGTTAAGCTTAGCTTAGCTCTTTTTGCTTTTAACACCATTTCTGATATAAATCACACTCAAAATAAAAGTAGTTTAATTGAGGATTAGATGAAGCAAGAAACTAAAGTATAACCGAACTACAGTTTCTGTTTTATTTTATATTAATTAAAAAGAGTCAGTTTAATTGAGCTATTTTGTATTAAAACCGCTTTAGAAATACAAGAAAGCGTCTTCAATATACTCTATTGTATGTTTTTTATTCATACACACAATAGCTATAATGTCAAATTGTACCTCTACATCTATATCTTTACTTTCTATATATTCATTAATTGCACTGACTAATAGTTTTATTTTTTTAGTGCTAATAAAATCCTGAGGATTTCCAAAGTAACTAGAAGAACGTGTTTTTACCTCTACCACTGAAAGTATATCATTTTTCAAAGCAATTATATCAATTTCAGCTTTTTGAAAACGGTAATTTTTTTCAAGAATTTTAAATCCGTTTTTCTTTAAAAACTCCTCTGCCAACTCTTCTCCTTTCTTTCCTAATTCATTGTGCTCAGCCATAGATGATTATTTAAAAATCAATTTTGACTCTTGATCTTTTATTTCTAACTCAACATTTCTTCCCATAATCAACGCTCTATTATCTGGTTCATGTCCTGCAGGGAAATCAAATAGTACTGGTATATTCTTAGGCAATACTTCTAGTATTAACTGTTTTATAGAGCTTCCCCAAGGGGTCGTATTTTTTTTAATTTTTGTCATATCACCAACAACTACCGCCTTAATTTTTGTAAAATACCCTGCTCTTTTCAAACTTTGCAACATTCTATCTATGCTATACTTATACTCACCTATTTCTTCAATAAATAAAATCTTACCTTCTGTTGACATTTGACTCTCTGAGCCTAACATAGATGTCAATATTGCTATATTTCCTCCTATTAGCTCACCAGAAACATTTCCTTTTCTATTGTATTTAGACGGAGTAATCTCATAACTTAACCTCTCTCCAAATAATGCTTTTTTAAACGTTGAGATTGTATGAGGAATATCCTCCTTTTTATCCTGCATACTTGTTCCCATCATAGCATGTAAAGTTTCTATTCCTAAGTTATGAATATGGTTATGAAATGCCGTTATATCAGAATACCCTATTACCCATTTAGGACTATCTTTAAACTTTGAAAAATCTAATTTATCTAATATTCTTACAGAACCATAACCTCCCCGTGCGCACCAAATAGCTTTAACATTTGGATTATCCATTGCCTCCTGAAAATCTTGACAACGCTCATCATCTGTTCCTGCAAAATGATTTCCTTGATTAAACATATGTTTTCCATACACAACCTTTAATCCCCAATCTTCTAATAATTGTTTAGCCTTATCTATTACATTTTTCCTATTCTTTAAAATTCCAGCCGGAGCCACTAATGCTACGGTATCTCCTTTTTGTAAATAAGGCGGCGTTACTAACTTCATAGTTTGAGCTTTTGAAAACATTGATGAAATCATCATTATAAAAACCAAAAGTATGTTTCTTTTTTTCATCATAGATTTCTGTTTTTAATGTTAAAATTGGTAAAAACTGTAAAAAGTAAATGTACCCATTTTATAACAGTTTAAAAAATAGCTTTTTCGTACTTTTGCGCTTTAATTTTAGTATAAAACAATGAGTACACCTAAAAGATATACCATTACAGCAGCATTACCTTATACCAACGGCCCTATTCATATAGGTCATTTAGCAGGAGTTTATGTTCCAGCTGATATTTATGCTCGATTCTTACGTGCTACAGGTAAAGATGTAGCCTACATTTGTGGTTCTGATGAACATGGCGTTGCTATTCCAATGCGTGCTAAAAAAGAAGGTGTCACTCCTCAAGATATTATTGACAAGTATCATGGAATTATCAAAAAATCTTTTAAAGATTTTGGTATTTCTTTTGACAATTACTCAAGAACTTCCGCTCCTATTCATCATGAAACTGCTTCTGAGTTCTTTCAAAAACTATATAAAAATGGTGATTTTATTGAAGAAGTTACCGAACAGTTATATGACGAAGAAGCTAACCAATATTTAGCAGATCGTTTTGTTATAGGAACTTGTCCTAAATGTGGTAACGAAGAAAGTTATGGAGATCAATGTGAAAAATGTGGAACTAGCCATAATGCAACGGATTTAATCAATCCTAAATCAGCAATTACTGGAAATGTTCCGACTTTAAAAGAAACAAAACATTGGTTTTTACCTTTAGATAAACACGAAGAATTTTTAAAAGAATGGATTTTAGACGGTCATAAAAATGATTGGAAGCCAAATGTTCTTGGTCAAGTAAAATCTTGGATCGATGATGGTCTGCGCCCAAGAGCCGTTACTCGTGACCTGGACTGGGGAATTCCTGTGCCAGTTGAAGGTGCTGATGGAAAAGTATTATATGTTTGGTTTGATGCGCCTATTGGATATATTTCATCTACTAAAGAATGGGCAGAACAAGCTGGGAAAAACTGGGAAGATTACTGGAAAAAAGATGATACAAAACTGGTACATTTTATTGGTAAAGATAATATTGTATTCCATTGTATTATTTTCCCCGCTATGCTAAAGGCACATGGCGATTATATTTTACCTGAAAATGTTCCTGCAAACGAGTTTTTAAATTTAGAAGGTAATAAATTATCTACTTCTAAAAACTGGGCGGTATGGTTACATGAATATTTAGAAGAGTTTCCTAACCAACAAGACGTATTACGCTATACTTTAACTGCAAATGCACCAGAAAGTAAAGACAATGATTTTACATGGAAAGATTTCCAAGCTAAAAACAATAATGAATTAGTTGCTGTTTTTGGAAACTTCATCAATAGAGTAGTTGTTTTAACTAACAAATACTATAATGGAATAATTCCTGAACCAGGAGAGTTTTCTGAAGTAGATGAAGATACTTTGGCACAACTAAAAGAATTCCCAAACATTATAGCTAAATCTATAGAACGTTATCGTTTTAGAGAAGCGTCACAAGAAATGATGAATTTAGCCAGATTAGGGAACAAATACTTAGCAGATGAAGAGCCTTGGAAGGTTATTAAAGAAGATGAAGAACGTGTAAAAACCATTATGTATGTAGCACTACAAATAGCAGCTGGTTTAGCGGTTTTATCTGAACCGTTCTTACCGTTTACTTCATCTAAATTAAAATCAATTTTAGTAATTAATGATGCATTAAACTGGGATTACATATCTAAACAAAAAGTATTACTTTCAGCTAATCATCAAATAAATAAAGGAGAATTGTTATTCTCAAAAATCGAAGATAAAACTATTGTTGCTCAATTGGAAAAATTAGAAGCTACCAAAAAAGCCAACGAAGCAGCAAACAAAGTTGTAGAGCCTCAAAAAGACACTATTCAATTTGATGATTTCACCAAATTAGATATTAGGGTTGGAACTATTTTAGAAGCTGAAAAAGTAGCTAAAACTAAAAAGTTATTAAAACTTACTGTTGATGTAGGCATTGACAAACGCACTATTGTATCTGGTATTGCTGAAAGCTTTAAGCCTGAAGATATTATTGGACAACAAGTAAGTGTACTTTGTAATTTAGCTCCAAGAAAACTAAGAGGTGTCGAAAGCCAAGGAATGATTTTAATGACTGATACTCCTGATGGTAAATTGGCATTTGTTCAACCTTCTGAAAAAGTTAAAAATGGTGAATTTATTGCCTAAACATAAAAAGGGAGCCTTTTTAGGCTCCCTCAAAAAAAAACAATTAACAATGGCTTTATTCTTTGATAAATACTTTTTTATCTATTTTTTTTCCGTTGTTAATTTGCAAAATATAAACTCCGTTTTTAAAACCCCCAACATTCAACTTCATTACTCCATTTAAACTACTAGATTTTGAAGTTTTTATCAACTTCCCTGTCACATCAAAAACTTTAATACTTAAACCATCAGTTTTTTCACCTAAATCAAGTGTCAACTCATTACTTACTGGATTTGGATACATTTTAAATGATGTACCTAAGCTACTTCCTTCTTTTAATTCTCTTAGTCTTGATGCATTAGTTGATATACTTACAGTATAATCCTGAACAGCACCATCTCCTACACTACCACATGGCTTTGGAGCTCTATTATACGCCATAGACACACGCATTCTAGTCTTTCCATTTTGAATATTAGCTGGCACTGTTACTGTTTTTGTTTGCGCATTAGGTATAGCACTTCCTGAATCAAATAATACTTCAGAATTCTCAAAAGTTCCATTTTTATTATAATCTACCCAAACCTTAAAAAATTCTTTATATTTTGAATTCAAATAACCCGGTGTCAACGTCATTGATGTACTTTCTCCCGCTACCAATGGAATAGCCGCTACTGTCTTTGTCAAATCTAAATATTTTGCCGCATCTGTTGTATGCGTAAAATTCCCTACGGTAACACCTGCTATCCATTCATATTTAATTCTATTTCCTGCAGACTCACAATACTCTACATCATTAATTTTGTCCTCATTTATTGCTAGATTATCAATCCATATACGCGTTCCAAATCCTGATATATTTTTAAATTTTACTAAAACACTAGGATTCCCTGTATAGCTTTTTAAATCCACTACCTCTCTTCTCCAATGATTTGCTTTTGTAGGAACCCAATCATTTGGTTCGTTACTATCTGTATCTGGATTATCAAGTACTTCTATTGTTTGTAAATCATGATGTGTTTTATTGTATACCTCTGTCCAATTCTCTCCACAGTCTTTTGAGACTAGAATAATTAAATTATCAGGACTATCTACATTATTATCTGGAATTGAACTGTTATATTTTGTATACGCCAAATCAAAAGCTAAAGCCTGATTCTCGCCTCCAGAAAAGTCAAAAGGTTTCAATATCAATTCATCAACTTTGTCTTTTTCATTATCTGCATTATTAATTACTAAACAAGAAGTATCTCCATTACCTACATCTGTTCTTTTTTCCCATAGAATATCATCATTATCAGTATTAATAATATGCCATCCTTCAATAGGAAAGTCTCCTTCAAAATTCTCACTATATGGCAATTCTGTTTTTTCGTTAATTGTTACAAATTCTTCCTTTATTTGCGTTGAACCTTCTCCATATTGATTAGTTGCAATTAACTGTACACGGTACTTACCAGTAGTACTATAAGTTACTTTAGGGTTCTTTTCATTTGATGTAGCTGGAGACCCTCCTTCAAATATCCAAGCCCAAGTAGTTGGTGAGCCTGTTGATATATCTTTAAAACTAACAGGTATATCTAAACAAATGTTCTCCTTCTCTAATTTAAAATCTGAATTTGGTACTTGCTTACTATCAAATTCTACTTTTACATTGTCAATCCAAATACGGGTTCCATATCCTGATTCATTAACAAATTTAATTAATACGTTTTTCTCTCCTTTATATTCATCTAATAGTACGTGTTCTTTTCTCCAATCTGAAGCATTTGTAGGAACCCAGTCGTTTGGCTCGTTGCTAGAAGTATCCGGGTTATCTAATACCTCAACAGTTTGCAGGTCATGATGTGTTTTGTCATACACTGTTAACCAAGTTACACCACAATCTTTAGACATCATAACTTTTAGTTTATCTGGACTATCTACATTAAACTCCGGCTTAAAATGATTGTATTTAGTATATGCTACGTCAAATGTAAACATTGTATTTCCTTTTGTTAAATCTATAGGATACATAATAATTTCATCCAACTCACCTACTGTTTCGTTATCTGCATTATTCATTATCATACAAGAATTATCTCCGTTACCTACATCATTACGTTTTTCAAATTGTAATCCACTATCAGGATTAATTATCTGCCATCCTTCTGGCGGGAAACTTCCCGAAAAACCTTGATTAAATGAATTCTTCTCAGGAATCTGAATTACTATAAAGTTAGACTTAGTAGCTGTACTTGTTCCATAGGCGTTTGTTACCGTTAACTTCACATTATAAGCTCCTTGCTGACTATAGGTAACTTCTGGCTTTTCTGCAGTTGAAGTAGCTGGTGTTCCTCCAGGAAATTCCCATTGCCATGAAGTAGGTTGCCCAGAAGAAACATCTTGAAATGTAGTTGTTAATGCATCACATATTGTACTTCTTTTATTTGCATAAAAATCTACAACTGGTGCTACATTATTTTTCATTGATAATTTTACATTATCTATCCATATACGGGTTCCAAAACCTGATACATTTTTAAATCTTATAGTGATTTTTGATTCACCATCATAGGCACTTAAATCTACAATTTCTTTTCTCCAATGCTCCTCTTTAGAGGGAACCCAATCATTTGATGCACTAGTTGGTACTTCTAACGTTTCTAACTCAGTATGTGTTTTACTATAAACCTCTACCCAGGTCGCTCCACAATCCGTAGAAACTTCAACTTTTAGTGCATCTGGACTATCATTATCAAATTTTGTATACGCAACATCAAAATACAACTCAGCTTTAGCCGCACTAGTGAAATCAAAATATGGCATACGAATAAAGTCTTCTGCTCCAACTTTATCATTCTCTGCATTGTTCATAATCATACATGAATTATCTCCATTTCCAATATCTGCTCTTTTTTCCCAAGCCAATTCATTATCTGGATTAGAAATACTCCAACCTTTAGGAGGAAATACTCCTGCAAAACTCTCAGAAAAATCAGTTGTTTTTGATTGATCTACATACACATAATCAACATACTCCTTTATATCTTTTCCTAAACTATTTGTTACTTTTAATGTTACTTTATATTTACCTGATGTATTATAAGCTACAACCGGTGCTAACGAAGAAGACGTAGCTGGGCTTCCTCCTTCAAAAGTCCATTCTCTAGTAGTAGGTATACCTGTTGACACGTCTTCAAATTGAATACTTTGTCCACTACAAATTGCATCAACATTACTTTTAATTTTTGCTACAGGTGTAGCAGGTATTATTCCTGTTGCCATTAAATTACTTTCTTGCCAAAGCAATCCTCTTGGATGCATTACTTCACTAGTATCTTCCAACCAATAATTCATTAATGCTACTTGATCCTTGGTAAACATATTTTGACAAGAGGTATTATAATCCATGTGATTTTCAAGATTCGCGTATACCCCACAATCATTTAGTTTATCCCTAGTACAACCTTCTTGACCTGGTGTATTGGGGGTATCTGCTAAACCATCTCCATCTCCACAAACTGCATTTCCATCTGCATCTCTAGCTGGAAAAACATGATTTAACCCAAAAAAGTGTCCGATTTCATGTGTAAAAACCTTTTCAAAATTTGGCCCGGCATAGATACCAGCTCCATTAACTCCACTTCCTCCTCCACAAGAGTCATAAGCACCTATGTAACGCCAGTTGAATACTATTCTAGGGTAAGTTTTTTCATGTGGCCCATTTGGTAAAAAAGCATGTCCGGATTGATTCCATTTACCATTTTCATTTGGATAATGAACAATAAAAACCTGTAAATAATATTTTCCATTTTTACCCCACCACCAAGGGTCATCTGTTATTCTTTTATCATAACCCCAACTAATTAATTCTCCATCTGCTTTCCAATTCATTCCTGGAGTATCTAACAAATTTCCATCAGGATCTTCAGTAGCTAAAATAAATTCTATATTATCCATTTTATCTTTAACTGCATCAAACCTAGGATCTGTTGTGTTAAATTCTGGATACTCTCCTCGAAAATCTTTATTAGCCACCTCAATAGCATTGGCTATTTTACAAGCCATAGTTTCCTTACTGATTTCATTTTT encodes the following:
- a CDS encoding YraN family protein; this translates as MAEHNELGKKGEELAEEFLKKNGFKILEKNYRFQKAEIDIIALKNDILSVVEVKTRSSSYFGNPQDFISTKKIKLLVSAINEYIESKDIDVEVQFDIIAIVCMNKKHTIEYIEDAFLYF
- a CDS encoding S66 peptidase family protein: MKKRNILLVFIMMISSMFSKAQTMKLVTPPYLQKGDTVALVAPAGILKNRKNVIDKAKQLLEDWGLKVVYGKHMFNQGNHFAGTDDERCQDFQEAMDNPNVKAIWCARGGYGSVRILDKLDFSKFKDSPKWVIGYSDITAFHNHIHNLGIETLHAMMGTSMQDKKEDIPHTISTFKKALFGERLSYEITPSKYNRKGNVSGELIGGNIAILTSMLGSESQMSTEGKILFIEEIGEYKYSIDRMLQSLKRAGYFTKIKAVVVGDMTKIKKNTTPWGSSIKQLILEVLPKNIPVLFDFPAGHEPDNRALIMGRNVELEIKDQESKLIFK
- a CDS encoding c-type cytochrome, whose amino-acid sequence is MKSVKHHSKSTQTLLQSLAFFLIFLLSFSAYSQDVDEARQKEGKKLFKSLCASCHKLDKKLVGPALGKVEDRRGNDWLKAWIKDNAALRASGDKDAIAIYDEYKGSNMTAFPQLTDKNIDDILYYTTVGEIVKTPPPGSGSDGSNGGGNGGPKWLIYILAAAIIVAFLIIASLLKTISELKGAPKTPGLLGQSAELWQGIKKNTFLHVLFVIFGALMTAYVLFGTLFKVGVDEGYQPVQPIAFSHKVHAGDNKIECQYCHSAAKHSKHSGIPSVNVCMNCHKNISEVADGLQVEHDGVKLGKKQLDKEIAKIYEAAGWDAEKLEYTGKTKPVKWIRVHNLPDFAYFNHSQHVTVAGVKCQKCHGPVEEMDEVYQHSPLTMGWCIDCHKETKVDLKGNEYYAKIHKELAKKYGVEQVTIAQLGGKECGKCHY
- a CDS encoding TlpA disulfide reductase family protein; this encodes MMKKLMSLIVLVTSIANAQYSVRGTMTPPDKGDWVMLHKLQGVTPKYIANTTIKFDTVNVGGDKQVLGKFSLELPKNAESGVYRATYRNKGAGFVDFLFNKENVEFIFNPKFPDQSVVFTSSRENKLYNEYLEAYALIQKKIDSLQMEYLKTLAKDTKRAYKKELNNLEDLQELYENKSEGMLTHEFIKASQRYNPSSIIDNMPDYMSSTMDNFFKFVNFDNKTLYQSSFLVDRVNDYVFYLNSSEDQITQQELYKKSINRVMDIIGNKRVKKEILEFLVNTYAERRNSEIVDWLFSEYYDKLSNKDSSFKAKKLDQLSVSVGRPAPDFSWKENGKDYRLSTLNEKQYYLMIFWSTACPHCVKEIPEVHSFMQSFSNTSVISFAIEDNDVEFNKFKQKLPGWHNVIGTHPTYKFDNEIVKKYKIDATPTYFVLDANKKIIAVPNTVKDVQQFFKNLK
- the metG gene encoding methionine--tRNA ligase, giving the protein MSTPKRYTITAALPYTNGPIHIGHLAGVYVPADIYARFLRATGKDVAYICGSDEHGVAIPMRAKKEGVTPQDIIDKYHGIIKKSFKDFGISFDNYSRTSAPIHHETASEFFQKLYKNGDFIEEVTEQLYDEEANQYLADRFVIGTCPKCGNEESYGDQCEKCGTSHNATDLINPKSAITGNVPTLKETKHWFLPLDKHEEFLKEWILDGHKNDWKPNVLGQVKSWIDDGLRPRAVTRDLDWGIPVPVEGADGKVLYVWFDAPIGYISSTKEWAEQAGKNWEDYWKKDDTKLVHFIGKDNIVFHCIIFPAMLKAHGDYILPENVPANEFLNLEGNKLSTSKNWAVWLHEYLEEFPNQQDVLRYTLTANAPESKDNDFTWKDFQAKNNNELVAVFGNFINRVVVLTNKYYNGIIPEPGEFSEVDEDTLAQLKEFPNIIAKSIERYRFREASQEMMNLARLGNKYLADEEPWKVIKEDEERVKTIMYVALQIAAGLAVLSEPFLPFTSSKLKSILVINDALNWDYISKQKVLLSANHQINKGELLFSKIEDKTIVAQLEKLEATKKANEAANKVVEPQKDTIQFDDFTKLDIRVGTILEAEKVAKTKKLLKLTVDVGIDKRTIVSGIAESFKPEDIIGQQVSVLCNLAPRKLRGVESQGMILMTDTPDGKLAFVQPSEKVKNGEFIA
- a CDS encoding SPOR domain-containing protein, with protein sequence MKSKHQIFFFLFIFISFTINSIAQSNYKDTKAIHKLIEKKREYNKTNKTGFRIQLYNGLEKRAKSIKHRFQLEFPDISTHLAYKSPEWKIQVGYFKTRLDADRALNKIREKFSGAIVIPM
- a CDS encoding CvpA family protein; the protein is MGTFDIIIAALLLFGFVRGLMKGLFVEVASLVALVAGVYGAIHFSYFIGDWLKNSVSWDEKYISLAAFAGTFVVIIIVIALLGKVLTKIADFASLGILNKILGGVFGALKIGLILSVLFIFFGKMNNTIPFVSQESLDESILYKPVKKIAPTIFPSIIKDEEKKKQNSDMDNQSV